The window AAAGCTTTTAACCGCAGAGAAGATGAATGATTGCTGTTAAGATGGTAAGAATATATGAAGTTATGGTTCTCAGCGTACGCTGCGAACTCTGTGGTAAGATAGTCTTATTCGTAACGAAGTGCATCAATCGGGTCGAGTTCCGCTGCTTTCCGTGCAGGATACATGCCAAAAATAATCCCTACCCCAGCAGAAATACCGAACGCCATGATTATCGCTTTCATACTGACAATCGTCGTCCATTTTGCATAGAAGGTTATCGCTTGGCCTAATCCAACACCTAGGAGAACACCAATCAATCCGCCGATGATACTGATGATTAAACATTCTATCAGAAACTGACCAAGGATATCGCGTTTGGAAGCGCCAACCGCACGACGTATCCCAATTTCTCGAGTTCGTTGGGTTACCGTTGCCAGCATGATATTCATTATTCCGATACCGCCAACTAATAGCGAGATGCCAGCGATTGCGCCCATAACGATATTAAATATCCGCTGAGTCCGTTGGCTCTGTTTCAATAATTCTTCTGGGATAACCAAGTCATAATCACCGATACCGTTATGTCGTCGCGATAACGCAGCATTAATTAAATTCGCCACTTCTTTAATATGCTCAGAATCAGTCACCTGGATATTAATTTCGTTTAATCCTTTCGACCCGCCAAACCGCATTATCGCAGTGCTAATTGGAATATAAATATCTTTATTGACATCACGTAAACTAGCCGCAGCGATACTTTGCGATACTCGCCGGTCTTGCATAACACCAATTACCGTATACCAGCTATTACTGATTTTAATTTCTTTCCCGATCGGATTTTCTAACGGGAAAAACTGTTTTGCAACTTCTGCACCAAGCACCGCTACTTTCCGCTCTTCAGCAATATCGTCGTTATTCAAAAATCTTCCCTGTTTAACCGGATAATTGGTTAACATAGGATATTGCGGACTGGTTCCAACAATTCGCGATTTCGGAAATTTCCGACCGAGCCGCGCTTTTGAATTCACTTCTTTCACCGGAACTGAATAGACTATCAGATTGGTTAAACTTGATAGATATTGGGCATCTTCTAAGGTCAGACCATCCGGACTAAGTTGTTTTGCCCGTTCTTTTTCCGGTCCTTCCAGCTCAACTTTTTTTATCAGGATATTATTAGTCCCCATCAATTCAATCTGGCGAATTGTTTCTTGCCGGGCGCCTTCTCCAATACTTACCATCGCAATCACCGCAGCTACTCCGAAAATCACACCCAACATCGTTAATAACGACCGCAGTTTATGACTTAATATCCCTCGTAACCCAAGTTGGATACTTTCACTGATATTCATAGATTCAAGTTAGCAGTTCGAAAAGAAAACCTTGAAAACTCTCAATAAATATTCAATATTCAATATTTAATTTTCATTTTAAATTAAAATTTGCTCATTGAATATTTTACATTGCATGTTTTTTTATCGACTCTTTCAAATCGCTAGTACCAAATTGCTCAACTATTGCCTATCTATCCTATTCTGCTTCTTCCTGCGGTAACAATATCTCTTCGCCACCTTGCAGCCCTCGGGTAACCATAACAAATTTATCATTTTCCTTACCCAACGTTACTTCACGCCGTTCCCGTTTCCCATCCTTTTTCTTGACATAGACAATTTGTTTCCCTTGTTCAGTTACTACCGCATCTATCGGTACATATACCGCTTGTGGAACCGTATCTAAAATAATCTCCACTTTACCCGTCATTCCCGGACGAAGCCGAGTATCGGATTTATCAAGTTTAACAGTTATTTCAAACACCTTAAATCCGCTCGATTCTTCTTCTGAAACATAACCTGCTCCTTGCGATCGGGTTCGGTCAATAGCTAAATTTCCAATCTGAGTCACGGTACCGTAGAGAATCAAATCGGGTATCGCATCAAGTCGAACGCGCACCGGTTGACCAATATAAACTTTCTGCCGGTCAGTTTCATCAACCTGTGTCATCACGACTACTTCGCGCAAATCCGGAATCATCAAAATATCGTTTCCCGGCCAGACCTGGTCACCTTCTTTAATCGGCTGCATTCGCCCGCTACGCCAAGTCTTCAAATAAACCACTAATCCGTCAGCTGGCGCAAATACCGTAGTTTTACTTAATGATTCCATTAATTCTTTATAGTCTTTTTCATACCGGCGCGCTCTATCTTCAGTCAACTGAATATCAATTTCCTTAACGATTTCATCCGTACTCTCCGACTCTAATGCTTTCAGATAATTCGCTTCTGCGGTTTCTGCCCGCAGCTGCGCACGACGATACGCAGATTCAGTATCTTCTACCTGCCGAAGTGGAACTAATTCTAGTTTCGCTAATCGCTGCATTTTTTCATATTTCTTTCTCGCTTCTTCGAGTTGGACTTTTGCATAATCTAAGTTTGCTTTCGCTTCTTGCAAATTCAACGACCGTTTCGCCCGCGCTAACCGTTGTGATTCGAGAGTCTTTTGCAAATTCGCCTGTTGCTGTTGATACCGAAACTCCTGTTCTTTCACTTGGCGGTCTAAATCCGTTACATCAAACCATACTATCGGTTCACCAGCTTTGACAAAACTACCTTCCGGAACCATTTTCGTGATTTTCAATGCACCCCACGACCGTGGTATCTGCGGCGCAGTTACGGTTACCGAACGCAACGCTTGAATCACTCCGGTTTCATTTATCGCAACCA is drawn from bacterium and contains these coding sequences:
- a CDS encoding ABC transporter permease, with the translated sequence MNISESIQLGLRGILSHKLRSLLTMLGVIFGVAAVIAMVSIGEGARQETIRQIELMGTNNILIKKVELEGPEKERAKQLSPDGLTLEDAQYLSSLTNLIVYSVPVKEVNSKARLGRKFPKSRIVGTSPQYPMLTNYPVKQGRFLNNDDIAEERKVAVLGAEVAKQFFPLENPIGKEIKISNSWYTVIGVMQDRRVSQSIAAASLRDVNKDIYIPISTAIMRFGGSKGLNEINIQVTDSEHIKEVANLINAALSRRHNGIGDYDLVIPEELLKQSQRTQRIFNIVMGAIAGISLLVGGIGIMNIMLATVTQRTREIGIRRAVGASKRDILGQFLIECLIISIIGGLIGVLLGVGLGQAITFYAKWTTIVSMKAIIMAFGISAGVGIIFGMYPARKAAELDPIDALRYE
- a CDS encoding efflux RND transporter periplasmic adaptor subunit; its protein translation is MKLRHLFISFILIIIISFAVYRFIPRKQIQKTDAATVIAKQGEFVVAINETGVIQALRSVTVTAPQIPRSWGALKITKMVPEGSFVKAGEPIVWFDVTDLDRQVKEQEFRYQQQQANLQKTLESQRLARAKRSLNLQEAKANLDYAKVQLEEARKKYEKMQRLAKLELVPLRQVEDTESAYRRAQLRAETAEANYLKALESESTDEIVKEIDIQLTEDRARRYEKDYKELMESLSKTTVFAPADGLVVYLKTWRSGRMQPIKEGDQVWPGNDILMIPDLREVVVMTQVDETDRQKVYIGQPVRVRLDAIPDLILYGTVTQIGNLAIDRTRSQGAGYVSEEESSGFKVFEITVKLDKSDTRLRPGMTGKVEIILDTVPQAVYVPIDAVVTEQGKQIVYVKKKDGKRERREVTLGKENDKFVMVTRGLQGGEEILLPQEEAE